The DNA segment ACAAGAAGTTTAAATATTTATAGAGCCATTTCAACAATGGCAGTAAAAATAAGAAATGAGTTTAAAGGTTTAAAATTAGAATATATTGATGTAGGTGGCGGTTTTTTTGGGGGAGTAAAAGATAAACCACAATTTATTGAATATGCTACAGAAATAGCTAAAATTTTGGAAAAAATTTTTCCTAAAGATATATATTTAATTATAGAACCTGGAGCTTCATTAGTAGCATCTCCAATTTCATTTATTTCAACAATTATGAGTGAAAAAAAGGTAAAAGAAAATAGAATATTAACTATAGATGGAAGTTGTAATAATATAAATCCTTTAATGAGAGATAAAAAATTTAATATAAAAATAGATAGAAAATTTGAAACTAAAGAGATCATAACTAATCAAATAATAGCAGGATATACTTGTATGGAAAATGATATATTGTTACACTTAAAAAATGAAAAAAAGATAAGTATAGGAGATAAAATAGAGTTTGTAAATATGGGATCTTATACAATGACATTATCTCCTCTATTTATAGAATATTTTCCTAAAGTATATTTGAAAGATAAAGAAGAGTATATTTGTGTTAGAGAGAGATGGACAGTAAAAGAGTTTTTGCAAAAAAATAAATTTTGATAAGAGAGAAGATGAAGATAGGGGTATATGTTTCAGATAATGCAACAACTTTAAAAAATATATTGTTTATTATGAAAAAATATTTTCCAAATATCTATCATTTATAAAATATATATTTGTTGACAAGGAAGAGAATAAAAGAAGAAAATTTATAAAGAATTTCAAATAGAATTTTTAGAAAAAATTTAAAAAGAGGTTTCTGAAATAATTTATGAAGTTTCTAAGAAAATTGAAGGTGAATATATATTAATTTTTGGAAAAAGAATTTTAAAAGGTAAATTATTAAAAAATATAAAAATAAAATAATAAATTTTCCATCCAGCAATTTTACCTAAATTTTAAAAAAATGGAAAGGAATAATTAAAGAGCTTTTAAATATTTATCTCAACTTGAATATTATGAATTTGATTTTGTATTTACTCATAATAATGAATATAAAATATTAGAGATAAATTTTTTGACTCAGTTAGATATGTTATAGATAGAAGGAAGTATTTTAAAATTTAAATATGGAGAATTTTATTTAGAAAAGCTATAAAATTTTGGGAGAAATTAAATGCTAAATTTTAAAAGGATAAATAAAACAAAAGAAATAGAAAGATTGTTATATAAGTATAATGATAATTTTTCACCTAGAATTTCAACTATTGTAAAAAATATGCAAGAATATGCCAAAAAATTAGCAGAAAAATCATATTTTTATAGTATTATAAATTTTCAAGAAGAAATAGGAATACTTGGATTTTATTTAAATCTAGATTTAAATCAGTGTTATATAAATTTAATATGTTTAAAAAGAGAGCATCAAAATAAAGGATTAGGATATTATATTTTAAAATTTTGTGAAAAGGAAGTAAGAAAATATAAAATATCTAGAATAAGATTAGAGGTTTATAAAAATAATAAAAAAGCTATTTCTTTTTATAAAAATAATAACTTTAAAAAAGAAAATATAGAAAGTGAAAAAACATATCATTTAGTAAAGTTATTGGAGGAAGAATAAAATGAATAAAAAAATATTGGTAACTCATTCTTCAATGCCTAAATTTGAAGAATATTGTGAAGAAATAAG comes from the Candidatus Fusobacterium pullicola genome and includes:
- a CDS encoding GNAT family N-acetyltransferase codes for the protein MLNFKRINKTKEIERLLYKYNDNFSPRISTIVKNMQEYAKKLAEKSYFYSIINFQEEIGILGFYLNLDLNQCYINLICLKREHQNKGLGYYILKFCEKEVRKYKISRIRLEVYKNNKKAISFYKNNNFKKENIESEKTYHLVKLLEEE